A genome region from Anopheles stephensi strain Indian chromosome 2, UCI_ANSTEP_V1.0, whole genome shotgun sequence includes the following:
- the LOC118507127 gene encoding sal-like protein 3 isoform X2, which yields MSARATLTSSTGGQQSLQNMLTDPKMRSTLGLMGNDEIAIKRELIDPLEATVHSNHHHHHPNLHHHHHHHPSLEERLGGPGSCPPARPGALLYPAPAPQNKQPLQGFDQIWGPSRSDMTQRLHTAVGGMSHYWPPYDSQPACPTPTTPGESPQDGPTGPDGQIYTLTVLHESPEHGIVWSDSNALDSPVPLAPDISEPNAPYEPTVDCFNFDATNYDLADYYAAKPSVQSHQQQGNVPLMDSSTSSAGGGHLTQPPTSALNLHSTVEGLLNEIQLSSFGDRSALVPGSDIALQTSGHSLYSEPSSYLYDGFSVTDSSSATHHQQRAMLPSLSESSTTLTSPANAHLPHEGKLDTNNNNSSSCPLAELNPLPSNPLNNGPSSSSSSSSSSSSSSSSSDSTAAGGGNGGGGGGGGGGQKRGRSLHYCSICSKAFKDKYSVNVHVRVHTGEKPFSCYLCGKSFRQKAHLEKHYQTHLHQKNLTKRPKPIKVKQEQQSQQQQMHQQQQLQQHQTLEQHLQQDADAGLMLSPVQVIGNC from the exons TCTGCAGAATATGCTAACGGATCCGAAAATGAGGTCCACACTCGGTCTGATGGGCAACGATGAAATTGCCATCAAGCGAGAACTGATCGACCCACTGGAAGCTACCGTCCACagtaaccaccaccaccaccaccccaaccttcaccaccaccatcatcatcatccgtcgCTGGAGGAGCGACTCGGAGGTCCGGGAAGTTGTCCACCGGCGCGTCCGGGAGCTCTCCTGTATCCCGCCCCGGCCCCACAGAACAAACAACCGCTGCAAGGATTCGATCAG ATCTGGGGTCCTTCACGATCGGATATGACCCAACGGCTGCACACGGCCGTCGGTGGGATGAGCCATTACTGGCCACCGTACGACAGCCAACCCGCATGTCCCACTCCAACGACCCCCGGCGAATCGCCCCAAGATGGTCCGACCGGTCCCGATGGGCAGATCTACACGCTTACCGTGCTCCACGAATCGCCCGAACACGGCATCGTCTGGTCGGACTCGAACGCACTCGATTCTCCGGTGCCACTTGCTCCGGACATTAGCGAACCGAACGCACCGTACGAACCGACGGTCGATTGCTTCAACTTTGACGCCACCAACTACGATCTGGCCGATTACTACGCCGCCAAGCCTTCAGTACAATCGCACCAACAGCAGGGCAACGTTCCATTGATGGATTCATCCACCTCCTCGGCCGGAGGGGGCCATCTCACCCAACCCCCAACCAGTGCCCTCAACCTCCACAGCACGGTGGAAGGGCTGCTCAACGAGATACAGCTTTCGAGCTTCGGTGATCGAAGCGCCCTTGTGCCGGGGTCGGACATTGCTCTTCAAACATCCGGCCACAGTCTCTACAGCGAGCCCTCTTCGTACCTGTACGATGGATTCTCCGTAACCGATAGTTCCTCCGCAACGCACCACCAACAGCGAGCCATGCTTCCATCGCTTTCCGAGTCATCCACTACGCTCACATCTCCGGCCAACGCGCACCTCCCCCACGAAGGCAAGCTGgacacgaacaacaacaacagcagtagcTGTCCACTCGCAGAACTCAACCCGCTGCCATCGAATCCGCTCAACAACGGACCAAGTTCGAGCAGTAGTTCGAGCAGCAGTTCGAGCAGTAGCAGCTCGAGCAGTGATTCAACGGCAGCAGGAGGTGGtaacggtggcggtggtggcggcggtggtggaggacAGAAGCGGGGCCGCTCACTCCACTACTGCTCGATCTGCTCGAAAGCGTTCAAGGACAAATACTCGGTCAATGTGCACGTGCGTGTGCATACGGGCGAGAAGCCATTCTCCTGCTATCTGTGTGGGAAAAGCTTCCGGCAGAAGGCCCATCTCGAGAAGCACTACCAGACGCACCTGCATCAGAAGAATCTCACCAAGCGGCCGAAGCCGATCAAGGTGAAGCAAGAGCAGCAatcgcagcagcaacagatgcatcagcagcagcaactacaACAACACCAGACGCTGGAACAGCATCTTCAGCAGGATGCCGACGCAGGATTAATGCTGAGCCCGGTGCAAGTGATAGGAAACTGCTGA
- the LOC118507127 gene encoding sal-like protein 3 isoform X1, which translates to MHHFQDTTPGTRVRPIEIFQECDKDLQNMLTDPKMRSTLGLMGNDEIAIKRELIDPLEATVHSNHHHHHPNLHHHHHHHPSLEERLGGPGSCPPARPGALLYPAPAPQNKQPLQGFDQIWGPSRSDMTQRLHTAVGGMSHYWPPYDSQPACPTPTTPGESPQDGPTGPDGQIYTLTVLHESPEHGIVWSDSNALDSPVPLAPDISEPNAPYEPTVDCFNFDATNYDLADYYAAKPSVQSHQQQGNVPLMDSSTSSAGGGHLTQPPTSALNLHSTVEGLLNEIQLSSFGDRSALVPGSDIALQTSGHSLYSEPSSYLYDGFSVTDSSSATHHQQRAMLPSLSESSTTLTSPANAHLPHEGKLDTNNNNSSSCPLAELNPLPSNPLNNGPSSSSSSSSSSSSSSSSSDSTAAGGGNGGGGGGGGGGQKRGRSLHYCSICSKAFKDKYSVNVHVRVHTGEKPFSCYLCGKSFRQKAHLEKHYQTHLHQKNLTKRPKPIKVKQEQQSQQQQMHQQQQLQQHQTLEQHLQQDADAGLMLSPVQVIGNC; encoded by the exons TCTGCAGAATATGCTAACGGATCCGAAAATGAGGTCCACACTCGGTCTGATGGGCAACGATGAAATTGCCATCAAGCGAGAACTGATCGACCCACTGGAAGCTACCGTCCACagtaaccaccaccaccaccaccccaaccttcaccaccaccatcatcatcatccgtcgCTGGAGGAGCGACTCGGAGGTCCGGGAAGTTGTCCACCGGCGCGTCCGGGAGCTCTCCTGTATCCCGCCCCGGCCCCACAGAACAAACAACCGCTGCAAGGATTCGATCAG ATCTGGGGTCCTTCACGATCGGATATGACCCAACGGCTGCACACGGCCGTCGGTGGGATGAGCCATTACTGGCCACCGTACGACAGCCAACCCGCATGTCCCACTCCAACGACCCCCGGCGAATCGCCCCAAGATGGTCCGACCGGTCCCGATGGGCAGATCTACACGCTTACCGTGCTCCACGAATCGCCCGAACACGGCATCGTCTGGTCGGACTCGAACGCACTCGATTCTCCGGTGCCACTTGCTCCGGACATTAGCGAACCGAACGCACCGTACGAACCGACGGTCGATTGCTTCAACTTTGACGCCACCAACTACGATCTGGCCGATTACTACGCCGCCAAGCCTTCAGTACAATCGCACCAACAGCAGGGCAACGTTCCATTGATGGATTCATCCACCTCCTCGGCCGGAGGGGGCCATCTCACCCAACCCCCAACCAGTGCCCTCAACCTCCACAGCACGGTGGAAGGGCTGCTCAACGAGATACAGCTTTCGAGCTTCGGTGATCGAAGCGCCCTTGTGCCGGGGTCGGACATTGCTCTTCAAACATCCGGCCACAGTCTCTACAGCGAGCCCTCTTCGTACCTGTACGATGGATTCTCCGTAACCGATAGTTCCTCCGCAACGCACCACCAACAGCGAGCCATGCTTCCATCGCTTTCCGAGTCATCCACTACGCTCACATCTCCGGCCAACGCGCACCTCCCCCACGAAGGCAAGCTGgacacgaacaacaacaacagcagtagcTGTCCACTCGCAGAACTCAACCCGCTGCCATCGAATCCGCTCAACAACGGACCAAGTTCGAGCAGTAGTTCGAGCAGCAGTTCGAGCAGTAGCAGCTCGAGCAGTGATTCAACGGCAGCAGGAGGTGGtaacggtggcggtggtggcggcggtggtggaggacAGAAGCGGGGCCGCTCACTCCACTACTGCTCGATCTGCTCGAAAGCGTTCAAGGACAAATACTCGGTCAATGTGCACGTGCGTGTGCATACGGGCGAGAAGCCATTCTCCTGCTATCTGTGTGGGAAAAGCTTCCGGCAGAAGGCCCATCTCGAGAAGCACTACCAGACGCACCTGCATCAGAAGAATCTCACCAAGCGGCCGAAGCCGATCAAGGTGAAGCAAGAGCAGCAatcgcagcagcaacagatgcatcagcagcagcaactacaACAACACCAGACGCTGGAACAGCATCTTCAGCAGGATGCCGACGCAGGATTAATGCTGAGCCCGGTGCAAGTGATAGGAAACTGCTGA
- the LOC118507127 gene encoding sal-like protein 3 isoform X3 yields MLTDPKMRSTLGLMGNDEIAIKRELIDPLEATVHSNHHHHHPNLHHHHHHHPSLEERLGGPGSCPPARPGALLYPAPAPQNKQPLQGFDQIWGPSRSDMTQRLHTAVGGMSHYWPPYDSQPACPTPTTPGESPQDGPTGPDGQIYTLTVLHESPEHGIVWSDSNALDSPVPLAPDISEPNAPYEPTVDCFNFDATNYDLADYYAAKPSVQSHQQQGNVPLMDSSTSSAGGGHLTQPPTSALNLHSTVEGLLNEIQLSSFGDRSALVPGSDIALQTSGHSLYSEPSSYLYDGFSVTDSSSATHHQQRAMLPSLSESSTTLTSPANAHLPHEGKLDTNNNNSSSCPLAELNPLPSNPLNNGPSSSSSSSSSSSSSSSSSDSTAAGGGNGGGGGGGGGGQKRGRSLHYCSICSKAFKDKYSVNVHVRVHTGEKPFSCYLCGKSFRQKAHLEKHYQTHLHQKNLTKRPKPIKVKQEQQSQQQQMHQQQQLQQHQTLEQHLQQDADAGLMLSPVQVIGNC; encoded by the exons ATGCTAACGGATCCGAAAATGAGGTCCACACTCGGTCTGATGGGCAACGATGAAATTGCCATCAAGCGAGAACTGATCGACCCACTGGAAGCTACCGTCCACagtaaccaccaccaccaccaccccaaccttcaccaccaccatcatcatcatccgtcgCTGGAGGAGCGACTCGGAGGTCCGGGAAGTTGTCCACCGGCGCGTCCGGGAGCTCTCCTGTATCCCGCCCCGGCCCCACAGAACAAACAACCGCTGCAAGGATTCGATCAG ATCTGGGGTCCTTCACGATCGGATATGACCCAACGGCTGCACACGGCCGTCGGTGGGATGAGCCATTACTGGCCACCGTACGACAGCCAACCCGCATGTCCCACTCCAACGACCCCCGGCGAATCGCCCCAAGATGGTCCGACCGGTCCCGATGGGCAGATCTACACGCTTACCGTGCTCCACGAATCGCCCGAACACGGCATCGTCTGGTCGGACTCGAACGCACTCGATTCTCCGGTGCCACTTGCTCCGGACATTAGCGAACCGAACGCACCGTACGAACCGACGGTCGATTGCTTCAACTTTGACGCCACCAACTACGATCTGGCCGATTACTACGCCGCCAAGCCTTCAGTACAATCGCACCAACAGCAGGGCAACGTTCCATTGATGGATTCATCCACCTCCTCGGCCGGAGGGGGCCATCTCACCCAACCCCCAACCAGTGCCCTCAACCTCCACAGCACGGTGGAAGGGCTGCTCAACGAGATACAGCTTTCGAGCTTCGGTGATCGAAGCGCCCTTGTGCCGGGGTCGGACATTGCTCTTCAAACATCCGGCCACAGTCTCTACAGCGAGCCCTCTTCGTACCTGTACGATGGATTCTCCGTAACCGATAGTTCCTCCGCAACGCACCACCAACAGCGAGCCATGCTTCCATCGCTTTCCGAGTCATCCACTACGCTCACATCTCCGGCCAACGCGCACCTCCCCCACGAAGGCAAGCTGgacacgaacaacaacaacagcagtagcTGTCCACTCGCAGAACTCAACCCGCTGCCATCGAATCCGCTCAACAACGGACCAAGTTCGAGCAGTAGTTCGAGCAGCAGTTCGAGCAGTAGCAGCTCGAGCAGTGATTCAACGGCAGCAGGAGGTGGtaacggtggcggtggtggcggcggtggtggaggacAGAAGCGGGGCCGCTCACTCCACTACTGCTCGATCTGCTCGAAAGCGTTCAAGGACAAATACTCGGTCAATGTGCACGTGCGTGTGCATACGGGCGAGAAGCCATTCTCCTGCTATCTGTGTGGGAAAAGCTTCCGGCAGAAGGCCCATCTCGAGAAGCACTACCAGACGCACCTGCATCAGAAGAATCTCACCAAGCGGCCGAAGCCGATCAAGGTGAAGCAAGAGCAGCAatcgcagcagcaacagatgcatcagcagcagcaactacaACAACACCAGACGCTGGAACAGCATCTTCAGCAGGATGCCGACGCAGGATTAATGCTGAGCCCGGTGCAAGTGATAGGAAACTGCTGA
- the LOC118507133 gene encoding G protein-activated inward rectifier potassium channel 3-like — MRDLPKLRLPDDVESGGALLTTDNRVQRSAGSDKYSPSVLTPDLSSSPRSPFRFDSIRSSGRRPGSPFYRPGYKKLRKRAVFKNGYCNVSATKAPHQRLRFLQDIFTTLVDAQWRWTLLVFALGFVGSWITFAGLYWLISYTHGDLEELHLPPFQEDNGWKPCITNIYSFTSCFLFSLETQHTIGYGSRAMEEECPEAVFVMTLQSVHGVLVQAFLAGIVFAKMTRSKRRAQTLLFSKNAVISLRDGELCLMFRIGDMRKSHIIGANVRAQLIRPKVTNEREVLPQYRTELELSSDDCSSDVFFLWPQIVVHRIDERSPLYGYSAEDVLLERFEIVVVLEGTVESTGQTTQARTSYVNTEILWGQRFEQVLVYNSDIEGYEIDFSKFNETVVQDTPRCSAKQLKECFKLPLRGRSCDPLVGPELRLSHVELESERANPHFLFPVFDRRRSRSSTEL, encoded by the exons ATGCGTGATCTACCGAAGCTCCGATTGCCGGATGATGTCGAGTCTGGAGGTGCGTTGCTTACGACTGACAATCGCGTCCAACGGTCGGCAGGTTCTGATAAGTACAGCCCATCGGTCTTAACTCCAGATTTGAGTAGTTCTCCTCGTTCACCATTTCGGTTCGATTCGATACGATCATCAGGAAGAAG ACCTGGTTCACCGTTTTATCGACCCGGTTACAAGAAACTGCGGAAGCGAGCAGTTTTCAAGAATGGATACTGTAATGTGAGTGCCACGAAGGCTCCCCATCAACGGCTACGCTTTCTGCAGG ACATCTTCACCACCCTGGTTGATGCACAGTGGCGTTGGACATTGCTCGTGTTTGCGCTTGGATTCGTTGGATCGTGGATCACATTTGCCGGCCTGTATTGGTTAATTTCCTACACTCACGGAGACTTGGAGGAGCTCCATTTGCCACCGTTTCAAG AGGACAACGGCTGGAAACCGTGCATTACGAACATTTACTCCTTCACATCCTGCTTCCTGTTTTCGCtcgaaacacaacacaccatcGGATACGGATCGCGTGCAATGGAAGAGGAATGTCCGGAAGCGGTTTTCGTTATGACGCTTCAGTCCGTGCACGGTGTGCTGGTGCAAGCGTTTCTAGCCGGAATCGTTTTTGCCAAAATGACACGCTCCAAGCGACGCGCTCAGACGCTTCTGTTCTCGAAAAATGCCGTCATCTCACTAAGGGACGGTGAGCTGTGTCTAATGTTTCGGATTGGTGATATGCGCAAGAGTCACATTATCGGTGCCAACGTCCGTGCTCAGCTGATCCGTCCGAAGGTGACGAACGAGCGGGAAGTGCTGCCACAGTACCGTACCGAGCTGGAGCTAAGCTCGGACGATTGCTCTTCGGATGTGTTTTTCCTGTGGCCTCAGATCGTAGTGCACCGGATCGATGAAAGGTCGCCGCTGTACGGATACTCGGCGGAAGATGTCTTGCTTGAGCGATTTGAAATTGTGGTGGTGCTCGAGGGAACTGTGGAATCGACCGGACAAACAACGCAAGCGAGGACGAGCTACGTCAATACGGAAATTCTTTGGGGTCAACGGTTCGAGCAGGTGTTGGTGTACAATTCCGATATCGAGGGGTACGAAATCGATTTTTCCAAGTTCAACGAGACGGTTGTGCAGGACACGCCACGCTGTTCGGCTAAACAGCTGAAAGAGTGCTTCAAGCTACCACTGAGAG GACGATCCTGTGATCCTTTGGTAGGCCCGGAGCTGCGACTGTCCCACGTGGAGCTGGAAAGCGAGCGAGCCAATCCACATTTTCTGTTTCCCGTGTTCGATCGTCGACGGTCTCGTTCGTCCACCGAGCTGTAA
- the LOC118507129 gene encoding G protein-activated inward rectifier potassium channel 3-like isoform X2 — protein MEPAAESIPIDTTRRNSSTNRVLRPGVNRKYRKRAILKNGDCNVVLSRPPRQHLRFLQDIFTTLVDAQWRWTLLVFAFSFVGSWLFFAVIWWLISYTHGDLEELHLPDNQSEIGWIPCVYNIYSFTSAFLFSIETQHTIGYGVRTTTEECPEAIFVMCFQSIYGLMIQAFMVGIVFAKMTRPKQRSQTLLFSKNAVVCQRDGELCLMFRVGDMRKSHIIGASVRAQLIRTKTTREGETMAQYQHELDVGSDGSSSELFFIWPQIVVHRIDKNSALYNLSASDMLRERFEIVVILEGTVESTGQSTQARSSYVNTEILWGHRFEPVVCYNKEQQGYEINYSKFDSTLQVDTPLCSARELAEFYRAQDDYRPPTDAGDNMSTKTQLERRWKDHYSTLVNTLSQYNLADVGGTGGVGTDHLYPTRYLTIQGVPRRKKSYVALQTNLWNLFDRPPNPRLQLTPTEDDSSSVRRVSDDDPIVNSVTVKSVNERRTSGGGG, from the exons ATGGAACCAGCGGCCGAAAGTATACCGATCGATACGACGAGAAGGAACTCTAGCAC AAACCGTGTGCTACGGCCGGGAGTGAATCGTAAATATCGGAAGCGAGCCATCTTGAAAAATGGAGACTGTAACGTTGTGCTGTCCCGTCCTCCGAGGCAACATTTGCGCTTTTTGCAGG ACATTTTCACCACGCTGGTCGATGCTCAGTGGCGCTGGACGTTGCTCGTGTTTGCGTTCAGCTTCGTTGGTTCGTGGCTGTTCTTCGCCGTCATCTGGTGGCTGATTTCGTACACGCACGGTGACCTTGAGGAGTTGCATCTGCCCGATAACCAAT CTGAAATCGGATGGATACCGTGCGTGTACAACATCTACTCCTTCACTTCGGCGTTCCTGTTCTCGATCGAGACGCAGCACACGATCGGGTACGGTGTGCGCACGACGACGGAAGAGTGTCCGGAAGCGATCTTCGTGATGTGCTTCCAATCGATCTACGGCCTCATGATCCAGGCGTTCATGGTGGGCATCGTGTTTGCGAAGATGACGCGGCCGAAGCAGCGCAGCCAAACGTTGCTGTTTTCGAAAAATGCCGTCGTTTGCCAGCGCGATGGTGAGCTGTGCCTGATGTTCCGCGTGGGGGATATGCGCAAGAGCCACATTATCGGTGCGTCTGTGAGGGCGCAGCTGATAAGAACGAAGACGACGCGCGAGGGCGAAACGATGGCCCAGTATCAGCATGAGCTGGACGTCGGGTCGGACGGTAGCTCGTCGGAGCTGTTCTTCATCTGGCCCCAGATTGTGGTGCATCGGATCGATAAGAACTCGGCGCTGTACAATTTGTCCGCGTCCGATATGCTGCGAGAGCGGTTCGAGATCGTCGTCATCCTGGAGGGTACGGTAGAGTCGACCGGGCAATCGACACAGGCCCGATCGAGCTACGTCAACACGGAGATCTTGTGGGGACATCGGTTCGAGCCGGTCGTATGCTACAACAAGGAACAGCAAGGGTATGAGATCAATTACAGTAAGTTCGATTCGACGCTGCAGGTAGATACGCCGCTCTGCTCGGCTCGCGAGCTGGCCGAGTTCTACCGGGCACAGGATGACTATCGCCCTCCGACCG ATGCTGGTGACAACATGTCCACCAAGACGCAACTCGAGCGTCGCTGGAAAGACCACTACAGCACGCTGGTCAACACGCTCAGCCAGTACAACTTGGCAGATGTCGGCGGCACTGGCGGCGTCGGCACGGATCATCTCTATCCGACACGCTATCTCACGATACAGGGCGTTCCGAGGCGGAAAAAGTCGTACGTCGCCCTCCAGACCAATCTGTGGAATCTGTTCGATCGGCCACCGAATCCCCGGCTGCAGCTAACGCCGACCGAAGACGATTCGAGCAGTGTGCGACGAGTGTCGGATGATGATCCGATCGTCAACAGTGTGACGGTGAAAAGCGTCAACGAACGACGAACATCCGGTGGAGGCGGATGA
- the LOC118507129 gene encoding G protein-activated inward rectifier potassium channel 3-like isoform X1, protein MNFDADQQQQQQQQQLERSMLKLGPFDPPQTPGGYGEQYGYSSPITPVTPNTPLVCYPMKNRVLRPGVNRKYRKRAILKNGDCNVVLSRPPRQHLRFLQDIFTTLVDAQWRWTLLVFAFSFVGSWLFFAVIWWLISYTHGDLEELHLPDNQSEIGWIPCVYNIYSFTSAFLFSIETQHTIGYGVRTTTEECPEAIFVMCFQSIYGLMIQAFMVGIVFAKMTRPKQRSQTLLFSKNAVVCQRDGELCLMFRVGDMRKSHIIGASVRAQLIRTKTTREGETMAQYQHELDVGSDGSSSELFFIWPQIVVHRIDKNSALYNLSASDMLRERFEIVVILEGTVESTGQSTQARSSYVNTEILWGHRFEPVVCYNKEQQGYEINYSKFDSTLQVDTPLCSARELAEFYRAQDDYRPPTDAGDNMSTKTQLERRWKDHYSTLVNTLSQYNLADVGGTGGVGTDHLYPTRYLTIQGVPRRKKSYVALQTNLWNLFDRPPNPRLQLTPTEDDSSSVRRVSDDDPIVNSVTVKSVNERRTSGGGG, encoded by the exons ATGAACTTTGACGCagaccagcaacagcagcagcagcagcagcagttggagCGGTCGATGCTGAAGCTGGGACCTTTTGACCCACCTCAAACGCCGGGAGGATACGGAGAGCAGTATGGCTACTCATCGCCCATCACTCCAGTGACTCCCAACACTCCGCTGGTGTGCTATCCCATGAA AAACCGTGTGCTACGGCCGGGAGTGAATCGTAAATATCGGAAGCGAGCCATCTTGAAAAATGGAGACTGTAACGTTGTGCTGTCCCGTCCTCCGAGGCAACATTTGCGCTTTTTGCAGG ACATTTTCACCACGCTGGTCGATGCTCAGTGGCGCTGGACGTTGCTCGTGTTTGCGTTCAGCTTCGTTGGTTCGTGGCTGTTCTTCGCCGTCATCTGGTGGCTGATTTCGTACACGCACGGTGACCTTGAGGAGTTGCATCTGCCCGATAACCAAT CTGAAATCGGATGGATACCGTGCGTGTACAACATCTACTCCTTCACTTCGGCGTTCCTGTTCTCGATCGAGACGCAGCACACGATCGGGTACGGTGTGCGCACGACGACGGAAGAGTGTCCGGAAGCGATCTTCGTGATGTGCTTCCAATCGATCTACGGCCTCATGATCCAGGCGTTCATGGTGGGCATCGTGTTTGCGAAGATGACGCGGCCGAAGCAGCGCAGCCAAACGTTGCTGTTTTCGAAAAATGCCGTCGTTTGCCAGCGCGATGGTGAGCTGTGCCTGATGTTCCGCGTGGGGGATATGCGCAAGAGCCACATTATCGGTGCGTCTGTGAGGGCGCAGCTGATAAGAACGAAGACGACGCGCGAGGGCGAAACGATGGCCCAGTATCAGCATGAGCTGGACGTCGGGTCGGACGGTAGCTCGTCGGAGCTGTTCTTCATCTGGCCCCAGATTGTGGTGCATCGGATCGATAAGAACTCGGCGCTGTACAATTTGTCCGCGTCCGATATGCTGCGAGAGCGGTTCGAGATCGTCGTCATCCTGGAGGGTACGGTAGAGTCGACCGGGCAATCGACACAGGCCCGATCGAGCTACGTCAACACGGAGATCTTGTGGGGACATCGGTTCGAGCCGGTCGTATGCTACAACAAGGAACAGCAAGGGTATGAGATCAATTACAGTAAGTTCGATTCGACGCTGCAGGTAGATACGCCGCTCTGCTCGGCTCGCGAGCTGGCCGAGTTCTACCGGGCACAGGATGACTATCGCCCTCCGACCG ATGCTGGTGACAACATGTCCACCAAGACGCAACTCGAGCGTCGCTGGAAAGACCACTACAGCACGCTGGTCAACACGCTCAGCCAGTACAACTTGGCAGATGTCGGCGGCACTGGCGGCGTCGGCACGGATCATCTCTATCCGACACGCTATCTCACGATACAGGGCGTTCCGAGGCGGAAAAAGTCGTACGTCGCCCTCCAGACCAATCTGTGGAATCTGTTCGATCGGCCACCGAATCCCCGGCTGCAGCTAACGCCGACCGAAGACGATTCGAGCAGTGTGCGACGAGTGTCGGATGATGATCCGATCGTCAACAGTGTGACGGTGAAAAGCGTCAACGAACGACGAACATCCGGTGGAGGCGGATGA